From Pigmentibacter ruber, a single genomic window includes:
- a CDS encoding RHS repeat-associated core domain-containing protein, translating into MQKLNNYIKFIILILFSHLYSNIAFAEVFSAPTLSKPSAPGTFGARQLDWTVSDLGEVGYSIPIAAPALKQLSMNLSLNYSPTHAYGDAGAFWNFSLMKVSLDLKRGQTQFLTRNLCTQSMADNLNINGTKLIPQSPGVWMTSLNSGRDILKCHENGFVFYKSTGDIFHFGLTPEAISMTASGEAIEWLISKHSTFRGKQEIFYEYEKPTGQPTEFGLSNTNIPNLYAKPMLKRIYSDDVELQIQYQENTFKNLHFYGGIPQILFGRVSEISALKNTHLLRKYVFQYEDSAKVAFPRLYSMQEFGSDGKSAYPKTIFSYRGSNSTVSNELSSVNEKFDRSFPSFSDNYFKFADLLSTGKSQMLYQAGSDSFWLTSFDPTKVFAAEANGGLVTTQKIKVRLEAYTQYSKNLKDLQFVDLMGTGTTDIYSSNGANPIILLNDRKFNEKGELIFKRYARLSRDDYDFIRQCGLDPRKWKTLNLTGQGRSDFLCIGNKNAFILINKGMKLVDAKENRYEIITKRLKVKLDYNLQSTLQDDYAIVDWNADGLSDLLINHGNSIYLLLNTGNFAKGENQSSFFEKVNLGLYRYLGGIKASKMLIGDFTGTGLPSINFKHSRFLINHGLGKPLTEIYIENIKKFNPEYAAVVQLTGTGKQQIFAATPATHGNAIIELASRSFPNHLHSVVSADGRFLSFNYTSSVLENQEAITTEQDVEVKQLEMQQPIMPVVLPLLKQIGFSDGINPTRMTRYAYRLPRFDSYLNKYLGFSLVRKQNVGDETQLGTLQEKRFLSGVRLSEVEKFSGFVDYRLQSEKNVIQHEMLQQCLNPSLTAENTQWCTDLAGFSYYQKSGAALDSISFATGLINTKENYTLENNNFDLRFFSASEYPSNPSLQDKKPELANVLNITEESEKSGENYLTYQKIHSKVTHVYDELGRLITTQQKNSSLLNGEDKVTNYTYFCPLSHPENLKIYCDQVSLEQVSSSLGNVKTITKKIEYDFQTGLPIENWEANQAGDLVLQESATYDQFGRLTKLKQETGEYSIFHWNNSNGNLNSIQTHNDITTEAQYNEFGNIVKLSNSKNNISEFIYDSFGRVVSYSKNQASEPQLKIVHIAQKSWDIFINWLKKVFGLGGAGNNNQLNTDNSTHIFEKYEYAFPKLEFQNGLTLEENLEHINEFDKLLPQFTTASSFTEQTVGKFSNHKVNPGYINTYRRNSIDQELTLVAKNWLSGADEVLYSASKIGVDRFSLANKASINSLGKVYKEYLNSEISFQNVLANELPNKNTFKVKSIYEFYANGEIKNQEFDEGIKQSFNQGVDYVESISPEGRRTKTILNDIGQVVTKQIGLDNQGNVSNETLITNVTYDALSRIIKVTNNDGLIAEQLYAANNKVIAQTNNFLGVSQFFYDNFGRLTQNAICPVGTNIGNCNMLESSILYKQFNYDGLGNLVKEEHTRFERAKGTHAKEVIEYTYGSLKNKNRAEDIGLPIIIKINSINELGQNESIRNYAYNSEGQISTDELELFLYKTKGSPTGLIKERKSISVYQSYQVSDFAGNVVQLKSRGGFSREHLNKLEDKYFTGYAVQYLNGISQIDKLSFLKDGKEQSVPIQGLNYDSEGYLSTVYLENNLKLKSCWHKRKEIPIAFWAGKATENVDNLCNETNTANSGYFHTRWKYNNDLFPIETKDFSTFVDKSISLAGNSKFTYDQQGRLKSSEGFTNNSIGWGKIDYAYSVGGKIEKIVRSGNFVKDRLSDGFDTLEENYHYSNQKQLGVLQSVTSRSGNQSAISKFSHDAIGYREFGVSPTLAVFTKSKNSNQTEENWTNPQQIPMQKYAWSGRGQLSGVFSAFENSKNQIEAAELLNLKMSDEKGNQLAEFDSVTLNEILASDSKKKTYETEITKLPRNVQFSNGISFERDEIHFDIQVGSFASLRLITRYPALNATNPESLSKQEMQTRKELVLKDLVGSVTQVLDIGSHKIIEKNASEPFGLNRGIPLLTNNVLNQFQTDNKRAETQLYLNPQSNMRENWDTKSYEIINLDSLNDIDKQGMRGSKSFAKGIFSASTGLHNMGVRAYDPARGLWLSPDLFIGQNFDLMFERVKEANLFQYAGNNPIAFNDPSGKLSWDNLKDKFKDAASGKVSGRGHDMSKNPGNSGGLGGKNNFSSSNFKGSQRTSLKSNSLFNNLNNSVKKYGLDLSNIAERLNSAISSPEMGLCAGLTVGGFSAFVIGGVLTGGSILAAPPTSGISLLATPSTASMTGAGLGTATLGLGCMTGILLNAATGSASDNSSGDKPASTPVGRRGNPIEVADGTNKPTSIDGIDYSGHALDRMQGRGVPPSVVKDVIQNGVKKPARNGATQNINDQVEAFTNTEGKVITVIPK; encoded by the coding sequence ATGCAAAAATTAAATAATTATATTAAATTTATTATTCTTATTTTATTCTCACATTTATATTCAAATATAGCATTTGCTGAAGTATTTTCAGCACCTACTCTATCAAAACCATCAGCTCCTGGTACTTTTGGGGCGAGGCAATTAGATTGGACTGTTAGCGATTTAGGTGAAGTTGGTTATAGCATTCCTATTGCAGCTCCTGCATTAAAACAATTAAGCATGAATTTAAGTCTCAATTACTCACCAACGCATGCCTATGGTGATGCTGGAGCGTTTTGGAATTTTTCTTTAATGAAAGTTTCTTTAGATTTAAAAAGAGGACAAACACAATTTTTAACCCGTAATTTATGTACGCAGTCAATGGCAGACAATTTAAATATTAATGGGACAAAATTAATACCACAGTCTCCAGGTGTTTGGATGACTTCTTTAAATTCAGGAAGAGATATATTAAAATGCCATGAAAATGGATTTGTTTTTTATAAATCTACAGGGGATATTTTTCATTTTGGTTTGACTCCAGAAGCTATCAGTATGACTGCGAGTGGGGAAGCCATTGAATGGTTAATAAGTAAACACTCTACTTTCCGTGGTAAACAAGAAATATTTTATGAATACGAAAAGCCAACAGGCCAACCTACTGAATTTGGTTTAAGTAATACAAACATTCCAAATTTGTATGCAAAGCCAATGTTAAAAAGAATTTACTCAGATGATGTTGAGCTACAAATTCAATATCAAGAAAATACTTTTAAAAATTTGCATTTTTATGGTGGCATTCCACAAATTTTATTTGGTAGAGTTTCTGAAATTTCTGCATTAAAAAATACTCATTTATTACGCAAATATGTTTTTCAATATGAAGATTCTGCAAAAGTCGCCTTTCCTAGACTTTATTCCATGCAAGAATTCGGTAGTGATGGAAAAAGTGCCTATCCAAAAACAATTTTTAGCTATCGAGGAAGTAACTCAACTGTTAGTAATGAATTAAGCAGCGTGAATGAAAAGTTTGATAGATCTTTTCCAAGCTTTTCAGACAACTATTTTAAATTTGCAGATTTACTAAGCACAGGTAAATCACAAATGTTATATCAGGCAGGCAGTGATTCATTTTGGTTAACTTCATTTGACCCTACTAAAGTTTTTGCCGCAGAAGCAAATGGAGGACTGGTAACTACCCAAAAAATAAAAGTAAGACTAGAAGCATATACTCAATACAGTAAAAATTTAAAAGATTTGCAGTTTGTGGACTTAATGGGAACAGGAACGACTGATATTTATAGTTCCAATGGCGCCAATCCTATTATTTTATTAAATGACCGAAAATTTAATGAAAAAGGCGAATTGATTTTTAAACGCTATGCGCGACTCAGTCGCGATGACTACGATTTTATCAGACAATGTGGTTTAGACCCTAGAAAGTGGAAAACTTTAAATTTAACTGGACAAGGGCGGAGTGATTTTCTTTGTATCGGTAATAAAAATGCCTTTATTTTAATAAATAAAGGAATGAAATTAGTTGATGCTAAAGAAAATAGGTATGAAATAATCACAAAAAGATTAAAAGTTAAATTAGATTATAACTTGCAATCAACGCTTCAAGATGACTACGCAATTGTTGATTGGAATGCCGATGGACTTTCTGATTTGCTTATTAATCATGGAAATAGTATTTATTTATTACTTAATACAGGTAATTTTGCAAAAGGTGAAAATCAAAGTAGCTTTTTTGAAAAAGTAAACTTAGGACTATACCGTTACCTTGGCGGTATCAAAGCTTCAAAAATGCTTATTGGTGATTTTACTGGTACAGGCTTACCAAGTATTAATTTTAAACATAGCCGTTTTTTAATTAATCACGGTTTAGGAAAACCCTTAACAGAAATATACATTGAAAATATTAAAAAATTTAATCCAGAATATGCTGCTGTTGTCCAGTTAACAGGAACTGGCAAGCAACAAATTTTTGCTGCCACACCTGCTACACACGGTAACGCAATTATTGAACTTGCGAGTCGTTCCTTTCCAAATCATTTGCACTCAGTGGTTAGTGCAGATGGTAGATTTTTAAGCTTTAACTACACATCTTCTGTGTTAGAAAATCAAGAAGCAATTACAACAGAACAAGATGTTGAAGTGAAACAGCTTGAAATGCAACAACCTATCATGCCTGTTGTCTTGCCTTTACTAAAACAAATAGGTTTCTCAGATGGGATTAACCCCACAAGAATGACTCGTTATGCATATCGCTTGCCTAGATTTGATAGTTACTTAAATAAGTATCTAGGTTTTTCACTGGTAAGAAAACAAAATGTTGGTGATGAAACGCAATTAGGTACCTTACAAGAAAAAAGATTTTTATCAGGTGTACGCTTAAGTGAAGTTGAAAAATTCTCTGGATTTGTTGATTATCGCTTACAATCTGAAAAAAATGTGATTCAACATGAAATGTTGCAGCAATGTTTAAATCCATCTTTAACTGCTGAAAATACTCAATGGTGTACTGACTTAGCTGGTTTTTCTTATTATCAAAAATCTGGTGCGGCTTTAGATTCTATTTCTTTTGCGACAGGGTTAATTAATACCAAAGAAAATTATACATTAGAAAATAATAATTTTGATTTAAGATTTTTTTCTGCAAGTGAATATCCAAGTAATCCTTCTTTGCAAGATAAAAAACCAGAATTGGCAAATGTTTTAAATATTACTGAAGAATCAGAAAAAAGTGGTGAAAATTATTTAACTTATCAAAAAATACATAGTAAAGTAACGCATGTCTATGATGAACTTGGTAGACTTATTACAACGCAACAAAAAAATTCTTCATTGCTTAATGGGGAAGATAAAGTTACTAATTACACTTATTTTTGTCCGCTATCGCACCCAGAAAATTTAAAAATATATTGTGATCAAGTTTCTTTAGAACAGGTATCTTCTTCACTTGGAAATGTAAAAACAATTACTAAAAAAATTGAATATGATTTTCAAACAGGCTTGCCGATTGAAAATTGGGAAGCCAATCAAGCTGGTGATTTAGTTTTACAAGAATCTGCAACTTATGACCAATTTGGTCGTCTCACAAAATTAAAACAAGAAACAGGTGAATATTCTATATTTCATTGGAATAATTCTAATGGAAATTTAAACAGTATCCAAACACATAATGATATCACAACTGAGGCACAATATAATGAATTTGGTAATATAGTTAAATTATCTAATTCTAAAAATAATATTTCAGAGTTTATATATGATAGTTTTGGAAGAGTTGTTTCTTATAGTAAAAATCAAGCCAGCGAACCACAGTTAAAAATTGTGCATATAGCACAGAAGTCTTGGGATATTTTTATAAATTGGTTAAAGAAAGTATTTGGATTAGGTGGAGCAGGTAATAATAATCAATTAAACACTGATAATTCAACGCATATTTTTGAAAAATATGAATATGCATTTCCTAAATTAGAGTTTCAAAATGGTTTAACACTAGAAGAAAATTTAGAACACATTAATGAATTTGATAAATTGTTGCCGCAATTTACAACAGCTTCATCTTTTACTGAACAAACGGTTGGAAAGTTTAGTAACCATAAGGTGAATCCAGGGTATATAAATACTTATCGCAGAAATAGCATAGATCAAGAACTAACATTAGTTGCAAAAAATTGGCTTTCAGGTGCAGATGAAGTTTTGTATTCAGCATCTAAAATAGGTGTTGATAGATTTTCTCTAGCAAATAAAGCAAGTATAAATTCTTTAGGAAAAGTTTATAAAGAATATTTAAATTCTGAAATTAGTTTCCAAAATGTTTTAGCCAATGAATTGCCAAATAAAAATACATTTAAAGTTAAATCAATTTACGAATTTTATGCCAATGGGGAAATTAAAAATCAAGAGTTTGATGAAGGAATTAAACAAAGTTTCAACCAAGGTGTGGACTATGTTGAATCTATCTCTCCTGAAGGAAGAAGAACAAAAACAATATTAAATGATATTGGGCAAGTTGTAACGAAACAAATTGGTTTAGACAATCAAGGGAATGTAAGTAATGAAACATTGATTACAAATGTAACCTATGATGCTTTAAGTCGAATTATAAAAGTTACTAATAACGATGGTTTAATTGCTGAACAGCTTTATGCCGCAAATAATAAAGTTATTGCACAAACAAATAACTTTTTAGGTGTGTCACAATTTTTCTATGACAATTTTGGTCGCTTAACACAAAATGCAATTTGTCCAGTTGGTACAAATATTGGCAATTGTAATATGCTTGAATCTTCTATTCTTTACAAACAATTTAACTACGATGGATTAGGAAATTTAGTTAAAGAAGAACACACTCGGTTTGAAAGAGCAAAAGGAACGCATGCCAAAGAAGTTATTGAATATACTTATGGATCATTAAAAAATAAAAATAGAGCTGAAGATATTGGTTTACCAATAATAATAAAAATAAATTCAATAAATGAATTAGGGCAAAATGAAAGTATAAGAAATTATGCTTATAATAGTGAAGGTCAAATTTCAACTGATGAATTAGAATTGTTTCTTTATAAAACAAAAGGCTCTCCAACTGGTTTAATTAAAGAAAGAAAAAGTATAAGTGTTTATCAATCTTATCAAGTATCAGATTTTGCTGGAAATGTAGTACAGTTAAAATCAAGAGGTGGTTTTTCTAGAGAACATTTAAATAAATTGGAAGACAAATACTTTACTGGTTATGCCGTCCAATATTTAAATGGAATTTCACAAATTGATAAATTAAGTTTCCTTAAAGATGGAAAAGAACAAAGTGTCCCTATTCAAGGTTTAAATTATGATTCTGAAGGCTACTTAAGTACTGTTTATTTAGAAAATAATTTAAAATTAAAATCTTGCTGGCACAAAAGGAAAGAAATTCCAATTGCGTTTTGGGCTGGTAAAGCTACTGAAAACGTAGATAATTTATGTAATGAAACAAATACAGCTAACAGCGGATATTTTCATACCCGTTGGAAATATAATAATGATTTATTTCCAATAGAAACGAAAGACTTTTCTACATTTGTAGATAAATCTATTTCATTAGCTGGCAATTCAAAGTTTACTTATGACCAACAAGGGCGCTTAAAATCAAGTGAAGGATTTACTAATAATTCAATTGGTTGGGGTAAAATTGATTATGCATATTCCGTTGGTGGAAAAATAGAGAAAATTGTTAGATCTGGAAATTTTGTTAAGGATAGATTGAGTGACGGTTTTGATACTCTAGAAGAAAATTATCATTATTCAAACCAAAAGCAGCTTGGTGTATTACAGTCAGTAACATCTAGATCAGGAAATCAATCTGCAATTTCAAAATTTTCCCATGATGCCATTGGTTATCGTGAATTTGGTGTTTCTCCAACTCTTGCCGTTTTTACAAAAAGCAAAAATAGTAATCAAACTGAGGAAAACTGGACTAATCCACAACAAATTCCAATGCAAAAATATGCTTGGAGTGGACGCGGACAATTATCAGGAGTTTTTTCTGCATTTGAAAATAGTAAAAATCAGATTGAAGCAGCTGAATTGCTTAATTTAAAAATGAGCGATGAAAAGGGCAATCAACTTGCAGAGTTTGATTCTGTTACGTTGAATGAAATTCTTGCTTCAGATAGTAAGAAAAAAACTTACGAAACCGAAATTACGAAGTTGCCAAGAAATGTTCAATTTTCTAATGGAATTAGTTTTGAACGAGATGAAATTCATTTTGATATCCAAGTGGGTAGTTTTGCTTCATTAAGATTAATTACAAGATATCCAGCACTAAATGCAACAAATCCTGAATCTTTAAGTAAACAAGAAATGCAAACAAGAAAAGAACTTGTTTTAAAAGATTTAGTGGGAAGTGTTACTCAGGTTTTAGATATCGGTTCACATAAAATTATTGAAAAAAATGCCAGCGAACCTTTTGGTTTGAATAGAGGAATTCCTTTATTAACGAATAATGTTTTAAATCAATTTCAAACAGATAATAAAAGAGCTGAAACCCAATTATATTTAAATCCACAAAGTAATATGCGGGAAAATTGGGATACAAAATCTTATGAAATAATTAATTTAGATAGTTTAAATGATATTGATAAACAAGGTATGCGCGGCTCAAAATCCTTTGCAAAAGGGATATTTTCTGCATCTACTGGATTACACAATATGGGTGTGCGTGCTTACGATCCTGCGCGTGGATTGTGGTTATCTCCTGATTTATTTATTGGCCAAAATTTTGATTTAATGTTTGAAAGAGTTAAAGAAGCCAATTTATTTCAATATGCTGGAAACAATCCTATTGCATTTAATGATCCGAGTGGGAAATTAAGTTGGGACAATTTAAAAGATAAATTCAAAGATGCGGCAAGCGGAAAAGTAAGTGGGCGTGGTCATGATATGTCCAAAAACCCAGGAAATTCAGGCGGGCTTGGAGGTAAGAATAACTTTTCGAGTAGTAATTTTAAAGGCTCTCAAAGAACATCCCTAAAATCCAATTCTTTGTTTAACAATTTAAATAATTCTGTAAAAAAATATGGATTAGATTTATCAAATATCGCAGAAAGACTAAATTCTGCCATTAGTAGTCCTGAGATGGGGTTGTGTGCTGGACTTACTGTAGGAGGTTTCTCAGCATTTGTAATAGGGGGGGTATTAACTGGAGGTTCGATATTAGCAGCTCCGCCGACGTCGGGTATTTCATTATTAGCAACTCCTTCTACAGCTTCAATGACTGGTGCAGGGTTAGGTACTGCAACTCTTGGCCTTGGGTGTATGACTGGGATATTACTGAATGCGGCGACTGGAAGTGCTTCTGATAATTCATCTGGAGATAAACCAGCATCTACACCAGTGGGTAGAAGAGGAAATCCTATTGAAGTTGCTGATGGTACTAATAAACCGACTAGTATAGATGGCATCGATTATTCTGGGCACGCATTAGATAGAATGCAAGGAAGAGGTGTTCCTCCATCTGTGGTTAAAGATGTAATTCAAAATGGTGTTAAAAAACCAGCTAGAAATGGAGCTACGCAAAATATTAATGATCAAGTTGAAGCTTTTACAAATACAGAAGGAAAAGTTATTACAGTAATTCCAAAATGA